AGATGCTTGACCGAAGGCGCATGCGGCATGAGGCGCTGGCGATAGTCGCTCAGCGTGATGACGGAGAGCTCAAAATTGATCCGGCCGGGATACTGCGCAACCAACTGATGGATCTTCGGGACATGGACAAAGCCGACGGTAAAGAACTGGATGCTCTTGTCCGTATACTTGAGAAAGTCCTCGACCCACTCCATCGCCTTGGGATGGAGAAAGAGATCGGTCCATTCCATGAACTCGTTCCCGCCCAGACACCAGAACTGTTTCGGGTCCGTCGGTTTCTTGCTGATGTAATCGAGGATAAACTTCCAATCCGCATCGGTGGTCTTCGGCGGGTCGAGCGTTTCGCGGTAGGAGTGGTCCAGCTCGTAGCAGAACTCGCACTTCACCGGGCAATCGCGCCCGAGACTGAGCGGGATCTTCCCCGCGTCCATCTCACGACGCAATACATCGCGATAATCGTTCTTGGTAAAAATCGGAGCGGCCTGAAGCATCGGGAGGGGCATTGGCATTGATTGACGACCTTGCTCCAGCTAAAGTAAGAGAATGACTGACGAGGCAATCCCTAAAGAAATCGCCCGCGCACTGGAGGTCCTTGGGCTCACCCTCCCCGTCACCACCGAAGACCTGGAACGGGCCAAGCGCGTGCAGCTCTATACCTGGAACCCCGCTCGCTACGCGAATCTGACGAACAATCCTAAGAAGTACATGGAAGCCTACAAGAAGGCCGAAGAGATGACCTCACTCGTCGAAGCCTCGTATGCGCTCCTCTGCGCGGTGCTCGTGCCGGATGATACTCCAGACAATTCCTCCCCTTTGTAAGGGGAGGAAAGGTGGGGTAGAAATCCGGTCTCTACCTCCCCTGCCCCCTCCTTATAAAGGAGGGCAACCTCACCCCACGTCATGAGACGTCACCCGGCTCATTCCATCCTCGCCCTCTGATTGAGAAACCGGCCAAGTGACAAGGCCTGACACACCTTCCGCCGCGCCGACCGCAACCTGCTGCTTGGCGTAGATTTGCGGCAGCTTGTTCGTGCCGAACTTGGAGATGTAGAGGAACACGTGCTCGCGGGAGTTCACGCGCACCGCCCAGGGCTGGAAATCGTTTTTGTAGAACTCTTCGCACATCTGCATCGCGTCGAGGCACGACAGGGTGCTCGGCTCGTTCAGCGTGTAGTAGTAGTCCAGCGGCAGGTCGTACTCCTCCTGCTTGTGAATCGTGATGCCGAACTTCTCCGGGTTGCGCACCATCGGCGTGTGCCGGTAGGCCACGAAGTAGAAGAGTTCGACGGAATGAATCACCGGCTGGTTATCGATAACGAACTGCCGCGTCTCCAGCGCCTCGTCCTTCGTCTCGCCGGGGAAACCGTAGAAAGCCATCACATGGTTCCAGATCCCCGCCTTCGAAGCCTGGTGGAGATTATTCTGAATCACGCTCTTCTTCGCATGCTTGTCCATGAGATTCAGCACGCGCTCGTTCGCCGACTCCATCCCGTAGTAGAGCGTGCAGCAACCGGCCTTCGCCGCCAGATCCCAGACCGCCTGATCCTGTAGCGTTTCTTCAAAGCGGATGAGCGTCGTCCACTTGATCCCGGTATTCTGCTCCACCAGCAGCTGCGACACTTTCTTGAACAGCGCCGGCGGATAGGATTCGTCGCTGAAGAGGAAGTGTTTGCACTGGTACTTGTCGCGCAGCGCCGTCACCTGCTCGATCACATGTTGCGCCGTCATCCCGCGGTATTGATCGAAGTAGCCCTGCCCGTGATCGCAGAATGTGCAGCGCCCCCAGTAGCAGCCGCGCGTCGCCAGATAGGGAATGATCCGCTCCGGGACAAAATAGTGATCCAGCGGCAGGCCGTCGAAATCCGGCAGCGGCAGCGCCGCCGTCTTCTCCGTATAGACTTCCTTGCTCTGCTTCACGCCGTCGGCATGGCGATACATCAGATTCGGCACCGACTCCAGCGCCCGCTGACCGTTCAACGCCTCGATATACCAGAGCAGCGCATGCTCGCCTTCGTAGAGAATCGCCGCGTCGAACACATCAGTGAAAAACCGCTCGTGATGCGGCAGCTCTTCCTGCAACCGCGTGATGACGTTTCCCCCGACCACCACCTTGATGTGCGGGAACGTCTCCTTGATCATTTTGCAAAAGGTCATGCCCGCCAGCAGTTGCATCTGCGTGCCGATGGAGATGCCGACCACATCCGGCTTCTCTTTACTCACGGACGGCAGCACGAGCTGATTGCAGATATCACGATAGACATTCACCTGCTCGTCGTCGAGACAGGCAAAGACTTCCTTGGATACGCCCGGACGATAGCCCAGGTTGCTTTCCATCGGATAGAAGACGAGCGAGGCCGGATAGTAGGCGGCGGAGATGTACTGCATCGCCTCACGGAAGGTATTGAGCGCCAGCTCCAGCGTCTCGGCTTCGTAGAACCGTTCGCCGCGCACGACCAGCTTGGCATCCTCCGCCCGCTCGGCCAGGTCAAACACATCCACCGCATAAGCCTGCTCGATGACCGCCTTCTGATCCGTCTCCCGGTCCGTGAGCGTCCCGGCCTTTTCTTTGTCTTGCAGCGGCTTGAGCTGCATGCCGAGCCTGGCCTTCACCCAGATCAGAAACTCCATCGTGAAGAAGTGATCGTACATCTCGATGTTGATGTCCCGCTGCACGACCGTATGACCGGCCTCCCGCAGCACCGCCGTCAGCGACGGCAGCGCCAAATAGGGCGCCGTCGGCACCCACTCGGGCGGAAACAGCAGCATCACCTTCGAAGTCTTCCGATCCTCTTTCTTGATCGGAGACAAACCGTCTATCTGGACGAGTCCGGAGCTACTCATATGTTCTTTCTATTTCCCTGCTCATCACGCGTCACTTTCATTCTTCCCCCTCCTTTGTAAGGAGGGGAAGGGGAGGTAGAAGACTCAGACCTCTACCCCACCTCACCTCCCCTTACAAAGGGGAGGAATTTTGGGACCAGCTCAACTATCTCGTCGCTAGCCTCTCGCCTTCGGCCCCTTTCCCGTCCCTCTTCCCACCGGAGAGAGGTGAAGGTGAGGGGCATCACATTTTCCCAGCCAACGTCGGCGTATGCCCCGCAATCTTGGCGGCTTGATATTGCAGATCCCGCAACT
The window above is part of the Nitrospira lenta genome. Proteins encoded here:
- a CDS encoding B12-binding domain-containing radical SAM protein, translated to MSSSGLVQIDGLSPIKKEDRKTSKVMLLFPPEWVPTAPYLALPSLTAVLREAGHTVVQRDINIEMYDHFFTMEFLIWVKARLGMQLKPLQDKEKAGTLTDRETDQKAVIEQAYAVDVFDLAERAEDAKLVVRGERFYEAETLELALNTFREAMQYISAAYYPASLVFYPMESNLGYRPGVSKEVFACLDDEQVNVYRDICNQLVLPSVSKEKPDVVGISIGTQMQLLAGMTFCKMIKETFPHIKVVVGGNVITRLQEELPHHERFFTDVFDAAILYEGEHALLWYIEALNGQRALESVPNLMYRHADGVKQSKEVYTEKTAALPLPDFDGLPLDHYFVPERIIPYLATRGCYWGRCTFCDHGQGYFDQYRGMTAQHVIEQVTALRDKYQCKHFLFSDESYPPALFKKVSQLLVEQNTGIKWTTLIRFEETLQDQAVWDLAAKAGCCTLYYGMESANERVLNLMDKHAKKSVIQNNLHQASKAGIWNHVMAFYGFPGETKDEALETRQFVIDNQPVIHSVELFYFVAYRHTPMVRNPEKFGITIHKQEEYDLPLDYYYTLNEPSTLSCLDAMQMCEEFYKNDFQPWAVRVNSREHVFLYISKFGTNKLPQIYAKQQVAVGAAEGVSGLVTWPVSQSEGEDGMSRVTSHDVG